In Apis cerana isolate GH-2021 linkage group LG6, AcerK_1.0, whole genome shotgun sequence, the following are encoded in one genomic region:
- the LOC107993730 gene encoding septin-2 isoform X1 has protein sequence MASADVERAKMESTIRNLKLSGHVGFDSLPDQLVNKSVQNGFVFNILCIGETGLGKSTLMDSLFNTSFESTPSSHNLPAVKLKAHTYELQESNVRLKLTIVDTVGYGDQINKEDSFKAVVDYIDAQFEAYLQEELKIKRSLATYHDSRIHVCLYFICPTGHGLKSIDLVCMKKLDTKVNIIPIIAKADTISKTELQKFKTKIISELQNNGVHIYQFPTDDESVAEVNTSMNAHVPFAVVGSTDFVRVGNKMMRSRQYPWGTVQVENESHCDFVKLREMLIRTNMEDMREKTHCRHYELYRRKRLEQMGFSDVDSENKPVSFQQTCEAKRSIHLQELQQKEDEMRQMFVARVKEKEAELKEAEKELHNKFDKLKKDHTEEKKKLEESRKKLEDDILEFNRRKTQFAQQPQHHTLTLGKSKKK, from the exons ATGGCGTCCGCAGATGTTGAGCGTGCCAAG atggAATCTACCatacgtaatttaaaattatctggtCATGTTGGATTTGACAGTCTTCCAGATCAATTGGTGAATAAATCAGTTCAGAATGGATTTGtctttaatattctttgtatag GTGAAACTGGTCTTGGAAAGTCTACCCTTATGGATTCTCTCTTTAATACAAGTTTTGAATCTACTCCAAGTTCACATAATCTTCCTGCTGTAAAACTCAAAGCCCATACATATGAATTGCAAGAAAGCAATGTTAGATTGAAACTTACTATTGTTGATACAGTTGGATATGGAGATCAAATTAACAAAGAAGATAGTTTTAAAGCAGTTGTTGATTATATAGATGCTCAATTTGAAGCATATTTACAAgaagaattaaagataaaacgaTCTTTGGCAACTTATCACGATAGTCGTATTCATGTTTgcttatatttcatttgtccAACTGGACATGG tttaaaatcaattgatCTAGTCTGTATGAAGAAACTTGAcacaaaagttaatattataccAATTATTGCTAAAGCTGATACAATATCAAAAACAGAATTACAAAAGTTTAAG acaaaaattatatctgaattacaaaataatggtgttcatatttatcaatttcctaCTGACGACGAAAGCGTCGCAGAAGTAAATACTAGTATGAATGCTCATGTACCTTTTGCAGTAGTTGGTAGCACAGATTTTGTTCGAGTCGGAAATAAAATGATGCGTTCTCGTCAATATCCATGGGGCACAGTACaag tgGAAAATGAATCCCATTGTGATTTCGTTAAGTTGCGCGAAATGTTGATAAGGACAAACATGGAAGATATGAGAGAAAAGACGCATTGTCGccattatgaattatatcgtAGAAAGCGATTAGAACag ATGGGTTTTAGTGATGTTGATAGTGAAAATAAACCAGTTAGTTTTCAACAAACTTGCGAAGCAAAAAGATCTATACATTTACAAGAACTTCaacaaaaagaagatgaaatgcGGCAGATGTTCGTGGCCcgagtaaaagaaaaagaagctgAATTAAAAGAAGCGGAAAAAGAG cttcataataaattcgataaactaaaaaaagatcatacagaagaaaagaaaaagctgGAAGAAAGTAGAAAGAAACTCGAGGatgatattttagaattcaATAGGCGAAAAACTCAATTCGCTCAACAACCTCAGCATCACACATTAACACTAggtaaaagcaaaaaaaaataa
- the LOC107993730 gene encoding septin-2 isoform X2 — MASADVERAKMESTIRNLKLSGHVGFDSLPDQLVNKSVQNGFVFNILCIGETGLGKSTLMDSLFNTSFESTPSSHNLPAVKLKAHTYELQESNVRLKLTIVDTVGYGDQINKEDSFKAVVDYIDAQFEAYLQEELKIKRSLATYHDSRIHVCLYFICPTGHGLKSIDLVCMKKLDTKVNIIPIIAKADTISKTELQKFKTKIISELQNNGVHIYQFPTDDESVAEVNTSMNAHVPFAVVGSTDFVRVGNKMMRSRQYPWGTVQVENESHCDFVKLREMLIRTNMEDMREKTHCRHYELYRRKRLEQMGFSDVDSENKPVSFQQTCEAKRSIHLQELQQKEDEMRQMFVARVKEKEAELKEAEKELHNKFDKLKKDHTEEKKKLEESRKKLEDDILEFNRRKTQFAQQPQHHTLTLG; from the exons ATGGCGTCCGCAGATGTTGAGCGTGCCAAG atggAATCTACCatacgtaatttaaaattatctggtCATGTTGGATTTGACAGTCTTCCAGATCAATTGGTGAATAAATCAGTTCAGAATGGATTTGtctttaatattctttgtatag GTGAAACTGGTCTTGGAAAGTCTACCCTTATGGATTCTCTCTTTAATACAAGTTTTGAATCTACTCCAAGTTCACATAATCTTCCTGCTGTAAAACTCAAAGCCCATACATATGAATTGCAAGAAAGCAATGTTAGATTGAAACTTACTATTGTTGATACAGTTGGATATGGAGATCAAATTAACAAAGAAGATAGTTTTAAAGCAGTTGTTGATTATATAGATGCTCAATTTGAAGCATATTTACAAgaagaattaaagataaaacgaTCTTTGGCAACTTATCACGATAGTCGTATTCATGTTTgcttatatttcatttgtccAACTGGACATGG tttaaaatcaattgatCTAGTCTGTATGAAGAAACTTGAcacaaaagttaatattataccAATTATTGCTAAAGCTGATACAATATCAAAAACAGAATTACAAAAGTTTAAG acaaaaattatatctgaattacaaaataatggtgttcatatttatcaatttcctaCTGACGACGAAAGCGTCGCAGAAGTAAATACTAGTATGAATGCTCATGTACCTTTTGCAGTAGTTGGTAGCACAGATTTTGTTCGAGTCGGAAATAAAATGATGCGTTCTCGTCAATATCCATGGGGCACAGTACaag tgGAAAATGAATCCCATTGTGATTTCGTTAAGTTGCGCGAAATGTTGATAAGGACAAACATGGAAGATATGAGAGAAAAGACGCATTGTCGccattatgaattatatcgtAGAAAGCGATTAGAACag ATGGGTTTTAGTGATGTTGATAGTGAAAATAAACCAGTTAGTTTTCAACAAACTTGCGAAGCAAAAAGATCTATACATTTACAAGAACTTCaacaaaaagaagatgaaatgcGGCAGATGTTCGTGGCCcgagtaaaagaaaaagaagctgAATTAAAAGAAGCGGAAAAAGAG cttcataataaattcgataaactaaaaaaagatcatacagaagaaaagaaaaagctgGAAGAAAGTAGAAAGAAACTCGAGGatgatattttagaattcaATAGGCGAAAAACTCAATTCGCTCAACAACCTCAGCATCACACATTAACACTAg GCTAG